The nucleotide window GCGGTGGCTTCGTTAGTCTTCTGGGATGGCACGGCAGGCTGAGGGCGCGCTACGTGGATTCACCCTGCAGCAATTGCGCTACTTCGTGGAGGTGGCAGCGGAGGGCTCGATCAGTGCCGCTGCGGACACGCTCTACGTGGCTCAACCGACCATGTCCGCGGCGCTCAAGGACCTCGAAAGTCGGCTTGGACGTTCATTGTTCGTCCGTTCGAACCGGGGAGTCACCCTCACCGACGACGGGGCGGAGTTTCTCGGCTACGCGCGCCAGGTCGTCGAGCAAGCGGAGCTGCTGGAACAGCGCTATCTCGGGCGCGGTCCCTCGCGCCGGCTCCTTGCCGTATCCACTCAGCATTATTCGTTCGTCGTTGACGCCTTTGCTCGCATGGTGAAAGCCTCTGACGCCGCCGAGTACGCGTTCAGTCTTCGGGAGACCCGGACGTGGGACATCATTGAAGATGTCCGCACTCTGCGGAGTGAGGTCGGCGTGCTCTATCGCAACAGTTTCAACGCGAACGTGATCAATAAGCTGCTCCGCGAAGCGGGTCTGACCTTTACGCCGCTGTTCTTCACGACACCGCACATCTTCATCGCCCGCACGAACCCCCTAGCCGGGAAAGAGAGTGTCACGCTGGAGGATCTCGAAGACCTGCCGCGGCTCACGTTCGACCAGGGCGTGAACAACTCGTTCTATCTCGCCGAAGAGATCCTCTCCACGCGTTCATCGAAGCAAGACATCCGCGTGAGCGACCGAGCGACCATCTTCAACCTGATGATCGGTCTCGGCGGTTACACCATCTCGACCGGCATCATCTCCGACGATCTGGATCCGTCGATTGTCGCTGTCCCACTCGACGTGGACGAACGCATCGAGATCGGTTGGATCAGGCATGGGTCGGTCTCATTGACCGCCCAGGCGGAGCGGTTCGTGGCGGAGATGCGCGACGTGGTCTCGAGCTTCGGAGTCGATCTACTGACATAGCTGATTCCTATATCCAGCTATCGCACAGCCTAATTAGGCTATGGGCACGCCTCTATATAGGCTGCTGTCAACGCCGCTTCGGTCCGCCGACTCCGGTTGTCGGCCTTGCCGACTGGCGCTCGGCCGTCGGGACCGACATCGAAGTGCCTCGAAACTCGGACAGTGAATCGTGCGGTCGCGCCCGTCGTCGAGCGCGGCGAAAGTGGATGGGGAATCTGATCAACATGACGGACGAATGTGTCTTCAGCATCGGTACGACGCGCTTCGACGAGGATTACACCCCGTCGAGCCGCTCTCGCGGGACGACGAACTTCGCGAATCTCGCACGCGGCGACGACCGTCAGCAGAACCTGCGCAATGCGGTGACGATGATGAACACCCGGGTCAACGAGCTGCTCCACTGGGACAATCCGCGCGGCGACCGTTACGAACTCGAACTCGACATCGTCTCGGTGGACCTGCATCTGACATCGGCCGGGGACGACGCCGCGTTTCCGGTGATCGAGGTGCTCGACGTGGACGTCGTCGATACCGCCACGGGCACCCGCACCGAGGGCATCGTCGGAAACAACCTCTCTTCCTACATTCGCGACTACGATTTCAGCGTTAGGCTCCCTGAGCACCAGGCGACAGGTGTTCCCAGCGACTTCGGCGATCTGCACGGACAGGTCTTTCAGCGTTTCCTCGAATCGGACGAGTACCGCAAACGGTTCTCCCAGTCGCCGGTCATCTGCATCAGCGTCTCGACGTCGCGAACCTACACCCGGCTCACGAACCATCACCCGATTCTCGGGGTGGAGTATGTGGCGGACGCGCTGTCGCTCACCGATGAGTACTTCGGCAAGATGGGGCTCACGGTCCGCTACTTCATGCCTCCGGGTTCCGTTGCCCCGCTCGCCTTCTACCACCGCGGCGATCTGCTCAACGACTATTCGTTCATAGCGCTCGCGGGAACGGTCGCGACGATGGAGACGTTCCAGAAGAT belongs to Gordonia sp. KTR9 and includes:
- a CDS encoding LysR family transcriptional regulator — translated: MARQAEGALRGFTLQQLRYFVEVAAEGSISAAADTLYVAQPTMSAALKDLESRLGRSLFVRSNRGVTLTDDGAEFLGYARQVVEQAELLEQRYLGRGPSRRLLAVSTQHYSFVVDAFARMVKASDAAEYAFSLRETRTWDIIEDVRTLRSEVGVLYRNSFNANVINKLLREAGLTFTPLFFTTPHIFIARTNPLAGKESVTLEDLEDLPRLTFDQGVNNSFYLAEEILSTRSSKQDIRVSDRATIFNLMIGLGGYTISTGIISDDLDPSIVAVPLDVDERIEIGWIRHGSVSLTAQAERFVAEMRDVVSSFGVDLLT
- a CDS encoding putative oxygenase MesX, with the translated sequence MTDECVFSIGTTRFDEDYTPSSRSRGTTNFANLARGDDRQQNLRNAVTMMNTRVNELLHWDNPRGDRYELELDIVSVDLHLTSAGDDAAFPVIEVLDVDVVDTATGTRTEGIVGNNLSSYIRDYDFSVRLPEHQATGVPSDFGDLHGQVFQRFLESDEYRKRFSQSPVICISVSTSRTYTRLTNHHPILGVEYVADALSLTDEYFGKMGLTVRYFMPPGSVAPLAFYHRGDLLNDYSFIALAGTVATMETFQKIYRPEIYNANAAAGEVYRPSLDYSNYSLPQVTYDRVERTQLASIQGKLTEVSLMKPYGDVLQRWATKQSA